In Deltaproteobacteria bacterium, the DNA window CCTTTATGGCCGATTTTAGTTCAGCTTTGTCCTGATACATAGTGGAGGTCAGGTTTCCGAGACCGCCGGCATTGGAAATAGCGGCGCACAGGGGTGGATAGGCCAGTCTCATCAATCCCCCGCAGACGATCGGATATTGAATACCCAGCATTTCAGTTAGTCTTGTTTTCATAGCATAAATCTCCTTTAATAGAATAGAATACGAAGGCCTCAGGGCGGGACTTATTTCTCCCACATCCTTTCCATTGCCCCCAGGAATATTTGAATTCCAAGGGGCATAGCCTCTTCGTCAAAGTCAAAACGGGGATTGTGATTCTGGTAAACAAATCCTTTTTCTGGGTTACCTCCACCCAGAATAAAGAAGACCGATGGGCAAATCCTCCCATAGTAAGCGAAATCTTCACAGGCCATAACGGGGCTAACACGGGCCACGTTCCCGCTGCCCAGCAACTGGCCGGCAGTTTCTTCAATCAGAGAGGTCAGCCTTTCGTCATTGACCAGGACCGGGTATTGCCTTTTAAGATCTATACTTACACTGGCTCCCACTGAT includes these proteins:
- a CDS encoding nitronate monooxygenase gives rise to the protein MKTRLTEMLGIQYPIVCGGLMRLAYPPLCAAISNAGGLGNLTSTMYQDKAELKSAIK